A stretch of Candidatus Angelobacter sp. DNA encodes these proteins:
- a CDS encoding AURKAIP1/COX24 domain-containing protein: protein MGSLKKRRKAKINKHKRRKKLRLHRHKKRTWQQ from the coding sequence ATGGGATCACTGAAAAAACGCCGCAAAGCCAAAATCAACAAACACAAACGCCGCAAGAAGCTGCGCCTGCACCGTCACAAGAAGCGCACCTGGCAACAGTAG
- the hisG gene encoding ATP phosphoribosyltransferase, giving the protein MSKSKQGKILKLGLPKGSLEQATIEKMGRAGYHISISARSYVPYVDDDELEIRLIRAQEVSRYVEHGYLDCGITGHDWVRENGSDVHEVGEFLFSKATRQPARWVLAVPENSPVKTVHDLRGKRIATEVVNLAREYLRRHNVDAEVEFSWGATEVKAHELVDAIVEITETGSSLRANNLRIVDTLLISTPRLIANHAAWKDPWKKNKIETVALLLKGALEAEAKVGLKMNIAEKNLAKLLKSLPALRNPTVSNLSQTGWVAVETIIDEHVVRELIPQLKAAGAEGIIEYPLNKVVY; this is encoded by the coding sequence ATGAGCAAGAGTAAGCAAGGCAAGATTTTGAAACTGGGATTGCCGAAGGGCAGCCTGGAACAGGCCACCATCGAAAAAATGGGCAGGGCCGGCTACCATATCTCCATCAGCGCCCGCTCCTACGTGCCGTATGTGGACGACGATGAACTGGAGATTCGGTTGATCCGCGCGCAGGAGGTCAGCCGCTACGTCGAGCACGGCTACCTTGATTGCGGCATCACCGGTCACGATTGGGTGCGCGAGAACGGCTCGGATGTGCATGAAGTTGGCGAGTTTCTGTTCAGCAAGGCGACCCGGCAGCCCGCGCGCTGGGTGCTTGCCGTTCCGGAAAACTCTCCGGTGAAGACGGTCCACGATTTGCGCGGCAAACGCATCGCCACCGAGGTCGTCAACCTTGCCAGGGAATACCTGCGGCGGCACAACGTGGACGCGGAGGTCGAGTTTTCGTGGGGCGCGACCGAGGTCAAGGCACATGAGCTGGTGGATGCGATTGTGGAGATCACCGAGACCGGATCATCGCTCCGCGCAAACAACCTGCGCATCGTCGATACATTGCTGATCTCGACCCCGCGGTTGATCGCAAACCACGCCGCCTGGAAGGACCCCTGGAAGAAGAACAAGATTGAGACCGTCGCCCTGCTCTTGAAGGGCGCGCTGGAAGCGGAGGCCAAGGTCGGATTGAAGATGAACATCGCCGAAAAGAATCTGGCAAAGTTGTTGAAAAGTCTGCCCGCCTTGCGTAATCCAACCGTGTCGAACCTCAGCCAGACCGGCTGGGTGGCGGTGGAGACCATCATTGACGAGCACGTCGTCCGTGAATTGATACCGCAACTGAAGGCGGCCGGGGCCGAAGGCATCATCGAATACCCGCTCAACAAAGTCGTGTACTGA
- the purN gene encoding phosphoribosylglycinamide formyltransferase: MSGGKIMRLGLLGSGKGSNMAAIADACRAGSVPAEIAIVLSDVADAGILDRAKERGLRAGFIAPGKFRTKLDEGAERAFIAALQEAQVDLVVLAGFMRILKGDFLRAFHQRVVNIHPALLPSFPGLEAWKQALDHGVKVTGCTVHFVDQSVDTGAIIAQQTVPVLDTDTPATLHERIQEAERELYPKAIALLAGGRIIVQGRKTFLRK; this comes from the coding sequence GTGAGCGGTGGAAAAATAATGCGGCTCGGTTTGCTCGGCTCGGGCAAAGGCTCGAACATGGCGGCCATCGCCGACGCCTGCCGCGCAGGCAGCGTGCCGGCCGAAATCGCCATCGTCCTCAGCGACGTCGCGGATGCCGGAATTCTCGACCGGGCAAAGGAACGGGGCCTTCGCGCCGGGTTTATCGCGCCGGGAAAATTCCGGACGAAACTGGACGAAGGTGCCGAGCGCGCGTTCATCGCGGCCTTGCAGGAGGCGCAGGTCGATCTGGTGGTGCTGGCGGGGTTCATGCGGATTCTTAAGGGCGATTTTCTGCGTGCCTTTCATCAGCGCGTGGTCAACATTCATCCGGCGCTGCTGCCGTCGTTCCCCGGTCTGGAAGCGTGGAAGCAGGCCCTGGATCACGGCGTCAAGGTGACGGGCTGCACGGTGCACTTCGTGGACCAGAGTGTCGATACCGGGGCGATCATCGCGCAGCAGACGGTGCCGGTGCTGGACACCGATACTCCGGCGACCCTGCATGAACGGATTCAGGAGGCCGAACGGGAACTTTACCCGAAGGCCATCGCGTTGCTGGCCGGCGGCCGGATCATCGTCCAGGGGCGGAAAACGTTTTTGCGGAAATGA